The proteins below come from a single Danio aesculapii chromosome 23, fDanAes4.1, whole genome shotgun sequence genomic window:
- the mipb gene encoding major intrinsic protein of lens fiber b gives MWEFRSMMFWRAVFAEFFGTMFFVFFGMGAALRWTSGPYHVFHTALCFGFAAATLIQSIGHISGGHINPAVTFAYLVGSQMSVFRAFFYICAQCLGAMAGAAALYGVTPNNMRGTMALNTLQPGMSLGMATTVEVFLTMQLVVCVFAVTDERRNGRLGSAALSIGFSVTMGHLMGMYYTGAGMNPARSFAPAVITRNFINHWVYWVGPMIGAAMGAIFYDFFLFPRMRGFSERLATLKGSRPPEAENQQETRGEPIELKTQTL, from the exons ATGTGGGAGTTTCGCTCTATGATGTTTTGGCGGGCGGTGTTTGCCGAGTTTTTCGGCACCATGTTCTTCGTGTTTTTCGGGATGGGTGCCGCTCTACGCTGGACCTCCGGGCCATACCACGTCTTCCACACTGCTCTCTGCTTTGGTTTTGCTGCTGCCACACTCATTCAATCCATCGGCCACATTAGCGGAGGACACATTAATCCAGCTGTCACCTTTGCATACTTAGTCGGCTCTCAGATGTCTGTGTTTAGAGCTTTCTTCTACATTTGTGCTCAGTGCCTGGGGGCCATGGCAGGAGCCGCAGCTCTCTATGGAGTTACGCCCAACAATATGAGAGGCACGATGGCACTTAACACG CTTCAGCCCGGCATGAGTCTGGGAATGGCCACCACAGTGGAGGTGTTCCTCACTATGCAGTTGGTGGTCTGCGTTTTCGCTGTCACTGATGAAAGACGAAATGGACGTTTGGGTTCTGCTGCTCTGTCCATTGGATTCTCTGTTACCATGGGTCACCTGATGGGG ATGTACTACACTGGAGCTGGAATGAACCCAGCCAGGTCTTTTGCCCCTGCTGTTATCACCAGGAATTTCATCAACCACTGG GTGTACTGGGTGGGTCCCATGATTGGTGCTGCTATGGGTGCCATCTTCTATGACTTCTTCCTGTTCCCCCGTATGCGGGGCTTCTCTGAGCGGCTAGCCACGCTGAAGGGCAGTCGGCCCCCAGAGGCCGAGAACCAGCAGGAGACCCGCGGGGAGCCCATCGAGCTCAAGACTCAAACCCTATAA